In Rutidosis leptorrhynchoides isolate AG116_Rl617_1_P2 chromosome 2, CSIRO_AGI_Rlap_v1, whole genome shotgun sequence, one genomic interval encodes:
- the LOC139889321 gene encoding UPF0481 protein At3g47200-like: MRRPYVLPLKFPRVSDTITNETELTSSKSNVDRNSLKILLDFLERGRKRCTQNPPTISVVPSVLKDFSPPRSFSPMTVSIGPLHKDDENTKEFERVKLCYLHDLLQRNINSRPDQILKECVEKVNGSMDQIRASYADIIPFSDIDLANMMVMDACFILEFCLKHDDEENFDNILDGTLRDSIAIDLILIENQIPFFVLEDIFNCTCRISASTPPLTKLLQFILVPYVDPFQYYITNKEFPNTDIVNESTHDHVLGYLHKCYKRVGNNMQSNRTVRSEPTTLKEVAMKIKSYLIACFSWFQGKPTNLLVPTLNIYIPTGQILRNLIVYEQCFPKVHNYFTSYAIAMRKIVEDEDDVATLVELNVLVNNLNSNKEAANMLQTLSNTCTIIDFSSYQELMQLKNYFDSSWIRNLRRLRSTYFGSPWSAIAFVAGIILFSLTIVQTVQTILCVIWSRYVVLFINLQCLD; the protein is encoded by the exons ATGAGACGGCCTTATGTCTTGCCATTGAAGTTTCCCCGTGTTTCAGATACTATTACAAACGAAACAGAGTTAACATCTTCCAAGTCAAATGTTGATAGAAACTCTCTCAAAATTCTCCTTGATTTCTTAGAAAGAGGACGAAAGCGTTGCACGCAAAATCCACCAACGATCAGTGTGGTTCCTAGTGTGTTAAAAGATTTTAGTCCACCAAGATCTTTCAGCCCTATGACGGTGTCTATAGGACCTCTGCACAAAGATGATGAAAACACCAAAGAGTTTGAAAGGGTGAAATTGTGTTATCTGCATGACCTATTGCAGCGTAATATTAATTCACGGCCAGACCAAATATTAAAAGAATGTGTGGAAAAGGTGAATGGTTCGATGGACCAAATCAGGGCATCATATGCGGATATAATTCCCTTTAGTGACATTGACCTTGCCAACATGATGGTTATGGATGCTTGTTTCATACTTGAATTCTGTCTCAAGCATGACGATGAAGAAAACTTTGATAATATATTGGACGGTACGTTGCGTGATAGTATTGCCATTGATCTGATTTTGATAGAAAATCAAATCCCCTTTTTTGTCCTTGAGGATATATTCAACTGCACTTGTAGAATAAGTGCCTCGACACCACCTCTTACTAAACTTTTGCAGTTTATTCTAGTACCCTATGTCGATCCTTTTCAATATTACATTACTAATAAAGAGTTTCCAAACACAGACATTGTCAATGAGTCTACTCATGATCATGTTCTTGGCTATCTGCACAAATGCTACAAGCGTGTGGGCAACAATATGCAATCGAACCGGACAGTCCGATCAGAACCCACAACCCTTAAAGAAGTAGCCATGAAAATAAAATCATATTTGATTGCATGTTTTTCCTGGTTTCAGGGAAAGCCTACTAATTTACTAGTACCAACACTAAACATCTACATTCCGACTGGGCAAATCTTGAGAAATTTAATTGTATATGAGCAATGCTTTCCTAAAGTTCATAACTACTTCACATCATATGCAATTGCGATGCGAAAGAtagttgaagatgaagatgatgtagCAACGCTGGTAGAACTAAATGTCCTTGTCAACAATCTAAATTCTAACAAAGAAGCTGCAAATATGCTCCAAACATTAAGCAACACATGCACTATAATAGATTTCAGTTCCTATCAAGAGTTGATGCAATTGAAAAACTATTTCGATAGTTCTTGGATCAGAAATCTTAGACGGTTGAGAAGTACATATTTCGGTAGTCCATGGAGTGCAATTGCATTTGTTGCTGGAATCATCCTATTTTCTCTTACAATAGTTCAGACT gTTCAGACGATTCTCTGTGTCATATGGTCCAGATATGTTGTACTTTTTATTAATCTTCAGTGTTTAGATTGA
- the LOC139892536 gene encoding large ribosomal subunit protein uL22y-like, translating to MVKYSKEPENPTKSCKARGADLRCHFKNTRETAHALRKMSLIKAKRYLEDVLAHKQAIPFTRFCRGVGRTAQAKNRHSNGQGRWPAKSAKYILDLLKNAESNAEVKGLDVDALHISHIQVNQAQKQRRRTYRAHGRINPYMSSPCHIELTLSEKEEPVKKEPETQLAPRTKKNQA from the exons ATG GTGAAATACTCAAAGGAACCTGAAAACCCTACCAAAT CTTGCAAAGCTAGGGGTGCTGATCTCAGGTGCCATTTCAAG AACACACGTGAGACTGCCCATGCTCTTCGTAAGATGTCTTTGATCAAAGCCAAGAGATACTTGGAGGATGTTTTGGCCCATAAGCAAGCCATTCCGTTCACCCGTTTCTGTCGTGGAGTTGGACGAACTGCACAAGCTAAGAATCGTCATTCCAATGGACAAGGACGTTGGCCCGCTAAGTCTGCCAAGTATATATTGGATCTTTTGAAGAATGCCGAGAGTAACGCAGAA GTCAAAGGGTTGGATGTGGATGCTCTTCACATATCACACATCCAGGTCAACCAAGCACAGAAACAAAGACGTCGAACATACCGTGCACATGGAAGAATCAACC CATACATGTCTTCCCCATGTCACATTGAACTCACTTTGTCTGAGAAAGAAGAGCCTGTTAAAAAGGAG CCTGAGACTCAGTTGGCTCCTAGAACCAAGAAGAACCAAGCATAA